Part of the Lolium rigidum isolate FL_2022 chromosome 6, APGP_CSIRO_Lrig_0.1, whole genome shotgun sequence genome, ATTACAATTTTTTTTATGTCAAAGCATATCGGAGTTACGTGGTTCAGGATCTTGAGACTAGACGTTTCCTGGTCCAGATTTTGAGACCATGCGTTCCTGGTCCAAATGTGTTACTGACCTATACGTTTTAATTTATATTGAATTTGTAGCGAGTAAACTCTCCCCAAAATTATTTCCTTTATTGGTTTTGGTTTCCTTCGGTGCATTATGCACATTGTTTCACTTTCACAGCACATTGCTGATTGCTTAAAGCATTTTTTGCTCTTGCTTCAACATTGCGTTTTACTGGTATGGCATGAGTACACATTGCTTAACAAGCAGACACGCAAGCATGTATAAATGCCTTGGCCTAGCTAGCTATAATATGCTACCAGATACTAAGCCTGTCTATCGAAATGTGCCTCCAAAGGTAGGATGCCAGAACTCGGGCGCCGTCTCGTTCGCCACCGCATAAGTGCTCGCCACCGGGATGAGGCACAGGCCTCGGCTCCGCAGGTCCTCTTTCGCCACGCCTCCCTCATTATCGGAACCCTAGTTCGTGAAAAAAGTTAAATTTATATGTGCGAAAGGAGTACAAAGTTACTACATACGCTTGCAGATAAGAGAACTACATGAGAACATAATTACCTGCTGGTGCTGACCCTGGACGGCACGGCCAGAGCTGATGAAGTACGGCGAGCTCAGAGACTGCAGACAAACCCAACATGTAGCGTGTTCATCATGAGAGTACTTATGCTCGTTAATTGTTTCGGAATCAGTAAAGTAGGAACACAAAAAATTGGACCATGCATTTAGGGGTTTCTTATGGAATTTGGGCACTTACGGCGACTTGATCGTGAAGGAACTTGATGTATCCGATGGCCTCGTGAAGAACCGATGCCGTATCAGTCTAAAAAGCAGCGGTTCGATGCAGGAAAGGTACAAATTAATACTCATCAACTCACTGGCATAGATAATTGTAGAACAATAAACAGAAACGAAAGAAAGTGAACTGCTCCGTAGGCAATGATGCAGAGAACACAGAACGAAATTAGCAAGGAACGGCTGGAAGGAAAGGATACCTTTCCAAAAGGCGAGACCAGTTGCTGGAGTGCGGTGATTCTGTCCCCAAGCTTCTCTTTCCTCACCTGCACGCACAGCAATCAAAAGCAATCCAGCGTAGGCATTATAGTTCACTCGATGGCATGGCAGAGATGACCAGTAGCTCAACATTCAACAAAAGTATATTCCATCAGTGTGTGAAAAATAACTGTGGAAGAACGAGTAAATTAATTAGTTTGGGGGAGGGCTGGCCGGGGAGTGGGGACATCCTGATCGATGGAGCGGTTATTTGGGATCGCCGCTCACGCACCTTGAAAGTCGGaatcggcgacggcgtctcgatgcGGGGCTTCTTCGCTGCCGCAGGGGAATTTCtcctcgccgccgacgacgagCATGCGTCCTGAACCGCAGGTTGAGTGGCAGTATTGGACTGCATCGGAATTCAGAAACAAAGttagaagaaaccctagttcgatCATACAGTACGCAAACACAACAATTTTGCCATAACGTATTCAGGTTAAGCTAATCGGGAATTCAGCAGTGTCGGCCACAGACCTTGAGGGGTTTAGGCTTTTGAGCCTGCGACAGAAGCGACGGCGATCCCTGACCCTGAGCCCGCGCATCAAAGAGCCCCGACGAGCTGAAGAAGCTAGGGAACTGCTGCTGCTCCGCAGCAGGGGGTACCGAGCTTTTGAGCAGCAGCTGCTGGCAGATCGCCGGCGTGTCACCGTAGCTACTGTCCAAGCTGGAGAAGTAGTGGCTTTCCGAGTACAGTGTCGGCGGCGGCACGGGAGGCGCTGCCGGCGCCTGGTCGAGCAGGAGTTGGCGGCTGGCGTCGCCCTGGAGGTGGAGCAGCGCGTTGAAGCTCGTCGGGGCCTCCGATGCCGCTATTCTCCCGCCCCTGCGTGGTATAATCAGAAGCTAATCAACGTTGTCGCAGTATGTAATTAAGGGGAGGAGAGGAAGAAGGCTGCTAGCTAGTTCAATTCGATGTCTGCACAGTACTTACATCAAGGATTGCGTCCAGTCCATGTGAGGATCGTCCAGGAAGAACGACGAGGCGGCTGCGGCGGAGTCTGGTAGGCCAGGCTGCAGCTGGGAGCTCATCGTATTCGTCGTCGGCAGCCTGGTAGTTCCTGATTCGGTGGTGGCCGGCGATGTCGTGGAGCACGCCAACGCGTGGACGCCGCCGGTGCGCGCCGAGCTCCACCACTCCTCAGCCATGGCCAACGCCTTGATGCAGTGGAATTAATCTGAGATGTATATATGCTGACCGTAGCGAGGGATTCGGCAGTGTGGGACTTGTGATGCAGTGAAGAGCACACGGGGCTCTGACTTCTGATGACTTGTGAGAATTTTGACCTTTGGGTCGACGGCGACGGGGTTGCGTGGCTGGTTCCTAGCTAGTTTATGATCGTCACTGCCTCGCTTTTTCGGTGATTAGATTGAAATATCTAGCTAGCCAGTGTACGCAAACAGTCACGCGGCTGTCGTGTGTATGGAAGTCAAAGTCAGACACCTCGCGTCCTGAAGGAGTGGTGCCAGAGAAATCTTTGGACCCTTGCGGAGCTTAGAGTTGAAATTTGAAACGGGTCACCGAAATTGGAAATGCGGTGTTGAAAGTGCCACCGATTCATGTGTGGTCTACCATGCCCATGTAACGGCTTGACTTTTGTGAATTCAAGTGGGAACGACAACCTTAATTAAGGTTAACTTGATTTGGCGGAAATTTACAGAGTATTCTTCATCAGCTAAATCTTCTCAAATGTTCCTCTTGTTAGTTTTTAGAAAGAGCTAAATCTTCTCAAATTTTCCTCTTGTTAGTTTTTAGAAAGTGCAAATTCATAGACATAAATAGACAAAAAAGGcgacaaataaataaataaaacaatacaTAAATGAATGGATAATCTACAAGATAGCAATTTTATGTAGAAAAGCTTCCACGAAGGCCTCATGACCATTAGTTAGCAAAGCAATATTTCTATGATTTTTATTTCCCCATTTGTTAGCAAAGCAATATATTTGATGATTGTGATTTATCATTTGGCTAGCAAATAGAATGCAAAATGATGGGCaatactttttttttcgaaactttaacagtaggaaaggctcctactgctTTTATATTACTATATATGTAAAAGTTACATCATACATGTTAAATTTTTGAGGGAGGCTCCCTCTGTATCTAAGCTCCGAGTATAGAAACTACTTTCTAAAGATTATTTGCCAGCTCAATGATGAAAGTGTGTAACTCTTCTTTTGAACTATGAATGAGCAGGGGGAAAATTTCTTTGAATCTTCTTTTCCAGGAGTCTAATGTTGGGGCTATATTTTTTAAGATCATATCATTCCTTTATTTCTATATGCACCAAGATCCAACAGTGAAGATTTCCATAAACATCAGTTTTTCCATTGTGCCTTCCCCTTTTATACAATCTGCAGCCGTGTACCATTCTGTTGCCAGTGGAGGTTCAGTGTATCCCAGTAGGAAGTACTAAACTCACAATGAAAGAGCATGTGTTCAATTGTTTCTTCCAACTTTTTATCACACAGCAGACACTCGTATGAGGAGTTGATTTGATAGTGTCTTCTTCTCAGCATATTTACTGTGTTCAATCTATCAGACAGTACCAGCCAGGCAAAGAACTTTAGCTTGGGAGTACATTTGGACTTCCAGATCCACTTAAAAGTATTGTGTGGAGTGATCTCTCTGAAACCGTATTTATAGTATAATCTTGATGAGTATGTATCAGATCCCCATGCATATGTCCAGGTAGCATGAGAATTCACTGTGAGTTGCACAGAAACATTTTGTGCTTGTAATAACCTAAGCGCAGCCATAGCTTCAGGTGATAAAGGGAGGAAAAAATTATCAGAGAGGCTGGAAGCATTCAAAATTCCTTGAACTGAAACATCTTCCCTGGTGGCATAAGAGAAAGCTCTTGGGAATTTTTTAGCATTAATTTGAGACAACCATAAATCTTTCCAGAAAAGTGTAGTGGTTCCATCTCCAATTTTACCTGATGCAATCCCTCGAAAAATGGGTGTTAATTTGAAAACATCCCTCCACCAAAAGGAGCCACATGGGGATAAAGCATGGGGGATATGTCCTCTGTAATAAGTATTCCAAATCAAATGTACCCAGGGAGTATCCACCTTGTTGTAGAATTTATGCAGATATTTCAAAAGCAATCCCTGGTCCTGAATTTTAAGGTTTAACACCCCAAGCCCTCCTTTCTTTTTAGGTCCGCAAACCATATTTCAAGCTGCCAATGAATTGCATTTTTCCCCATCCTTTTTTTTTATTCCATAAACAATGTCTTCTAATTTTTTTAACAGTCTCCAAAATCCTGGGGTTAATCTTGAGAGAGCACATAGTGAAAGTTGCCATGGATTTAATGAGAGAATTCACCACAAAGACTCTTCTACTATAAGGCATCTTGAGAAAGCAAGCAGAAACTCTCCTCTCAAGTTTATCTATCAGGGGCATCATCTCCTGTACAGAAGGCTTTGTTGTTCCCAAGGGAAAACATAGATAAGTAAATGACATAGCAGCAATATTACATTCCAATAGTGCAGCCATATTTTGAGCAATATTTTCTGAAAGATTTATTGGCACTAGTGAGGATTTATGAAAATTGATTTTCAGCCTAGTAGACAATGCATATTTATTTAAGATATCCTTCATTATAGAGATCTAAACAAGATATGCTTGCATAATAATTAgtgtatcatctgcatactggATTACTGGAAAGTCCTTGATGAAATCAGATTGAAATAGAAGCTTTAATGATCCCTGAAGGAATGCTTTATTAATGGCATATTGTAGCAGATCAGCAGCTAGTACAAAGATAAGAGGAGATAAAGGATCCCCTTGTCCCCTCTTACAGTGAAATTGCCTGCCAGGGACTCCATTTTGTAGTCTGCAGAACTTCCGGAAGAGAATATTATATGTATCCGTTAGAGCCATTTTTCATCAAATCCCATCTGCTTCATTATTTTTATCATAGCGGAATGATCAATAGTGTCAAAAGCTTTTGCAAAGTCCAGTTTTAAGAGAATAATGTCCCGTTGAGACTTTTGACATTGATACAGAAACTCATATGCCCATGCAAGGCAATCTTGTATATTCCTTCCCCTAAGAAATCCATAATGATTATTGTGGATAATTTGTAAGACTACCTTCTGCAATCTATTAGCCAACAACTTTGTTATAATTTTGAGTACACAGTTGAGGAGTGTGATTGGTCTATAGTCATTTATTCCTTCAGGGACACCAGTTTTTGGTATCAGAGTAATATAGTCCATATTAATACTCTCCAAATTCGATTTCCCTTCATAGAACTCAAAACAAAGTTGATAAATATCTTCCTTGATTATTTTCCAGCAAGCTTTAAGAAATTTTCCATTAAATCCATCAGGCCCAGGTGCTTTGTCTGCAGGCATGTGTTTTATGACATTATCAATTTCGTCCTTAGTAAAAGGGAAAGATAATGCATGTAGACCAGGTGTTGGCTCAATCAAATCCTCTAGATTAAATTGCATAGTAGGAGTAGAGCAAGTTCCAAGCCTCTGATTATAAGTCTCATATATTAACTTCTCCTTATCTGAATGTTTAGTCACACAATTTCCATCAGTGCTCTGCAGAGATTCTATTGAATTTATTCTGCGGCACTCAGTGGCAATTGAGTGAAATAATTTTATATTCTCATCTCCAAATTTAGTCCACCTGATGGTACATCTCTTATTCCAATATGCATTCTGATATTCCAATAATCTAGCCAGATGTTGCTTGAGAATTTTCCTGAAATTTGTTTCAGCAAGTGATACAGGCCTACAATCTTCAATAATATCTAGCTCAAGCAAAGCATTGTTGGTTTTTTGAATACATATGGTTAACTTTGAAATTGACTTACTCCAGTGTTTAACATCATATCTCAGCCTCTTAAATTTAGCATTTAAATTAGCAACACTATTATTTTTGTGAGTTGGTTTGGACTAACTTTCTTCCAGTCTTTGTTGGAAACCAGAGTGAGCAACCCAATAAGATTCAAATATGAAAACTTTAGTGGCAGGAATAGAGGTTTTGATATTAATGACACAAGGTACATGATCAGAAGTTGGTTTTCCTTGTGTGGTGACAATTGTTGATGGAAAGAAAGTTGTCCAATGCAGAGAGGTGAAAAACCAATCCAGTTGTTCCAATAGTGGATCCTCTTGCATATTGCTCCAAGCGTATTTCCTTCCCTTAATGATGGGTAATATTGTAAGAAAATTAGATTGCAAAAAAGGAAATCATATAATTTATCAACTAAGGCAAGATCGAGCACATACAAAATAACATATCACAATAGTTAATTTTATTACTCAACCAATAGTACACACATATAACACTCTAACTCACACACAACAAGATCACTCACGCACAAAAACAATACATGATCAAACAACAAGCTAAAATGATCACAAATGATATCACTCTCCTATCTCTACTTTTAAGCTATTCCTTATGTGCTTTCTGCAATTTTTTCCATGCATTTCTTTTATTTATCTCCGTCTCCATTTGATTTATCTTAACCAAAAGCTTCATGTTTTCTTCCTCAACACCTCTCACATTTCTACTTCTCACATTTTGCAACTGATTATGGCATTTAACCCCATCTCGAGTTGATTGATCTTCACCAAAAGCTAGTTAGATTTTATCCTACGAAATTTTATCTAATATGCACTTGTGAAGTTCAGTTTCAGATACAGGACACGGGGATCTAACTTGTTATGACTTGTGAGAGTTTTGACCTTTGGGTCGACGACGACGGGTTGCATGGTTGGCTACTAGCTGTTTTATGATCTGGTTATTAGATTGGAATATCTATCTAGACACTTCGCGTCCTCAAGGAGTGGTgctagatttttttttggaacctTGCAGATCTTAGAGTTGAAACAGGTAACCGAAAGACATAGTACAATGTTGAAAACACGAACGATATGTGTGTGGTCAACCATGTCCATGTAACCACATGATTTTTGTAAATTGAACGACGAAGGACAATTTAATTAGGTTAACTTGATTTGCTGGAAATTTGTAGAGTATTCTTCATCACCTAAATTTTTCCCAAGTGTTCCTCTTGTTAGTTTTTAGAATATAAATTTATAGACATGAacgaac contains:
- the LOC124663279 gene encoding transcription factor bHLH123-like gives rise to the protein MAEEWWSSARTGGVHALACSTTSPATTESGTTRLPTTNTMSSQLQPGLPDSAAAASSFFLDDPHMDWTQSLMGGRIAASEAPTSFNALLHLQGDASRQLLLDQAPAAPPVPPPTLYSESHYFSSLDSSYGDTPAICQQLLLKSSVPPAAEQQQFPSFFSSSGLFDARAQGQGSPSLLSQAQKPKPLKSNTATQPAVQDACSSSAARRNSPAAAKKPRIETPSPIPTFKVRKEKLGDRITALQQLVSPFGKTDTASVLHEAIGYIKFLHDQVASLSSPYFISSGRAVQGQHQQGSDNEGGVAKEDLRSRGLCLIPVASTYAVANETAPEFWHPTFGGTFR